GTCGGCAGAAGAAGGGAGCTGACGGAGGGGATTTGGTTATTTTTGTTCCCCCAAATACTTGTGTTTATGATTCTGACACGGACTCTGTTTTGTTTGAACTCAAGAATTTTGATGATGAATCTGTTGTTTTAAAGGGGGGCAGGGGCGGACTTGGGAATTTGAATTTTAAAAGCTCTAAAAAACGGGCCCCAAGATATGCACAGCCTGGGGAGAGGGGTTCTACCTTAAATCTTAGACTAGAATTGTCTTTAATGGCTGATATTGGGCTTGTAGGGCTTCCTAATGCAGGAAAGTCTACTCTTATCAATAGAATAACCGCTTCGAGGTCAAAGGTGTCAAATTATCCTTTCACTACCAAGGTTCCACATCTTGGTGTTCTCAGGGATTCTTACCATGATTTAGTGGTTGCCGATATCCCTGGAATAATTGAGGGCGCTAGTCGAGGAGTGGGGCTTGGATTTGAATTTTTAAGACATATTTCAAAAGCTAGTGGGTTGGTTTTTTTAATTGATGCTTCTAGTGATGATTTTTTAAGTGCCTATAATGTTCTTGTTAAAGAACTCGGTGTGTACGGAGCAGGCCTTTTGGAAAAGCGACGCATAATTGTTGCTAATAAACTTGATTTGGAGGGTGCAAACGAAAACTTTGAACAGGCGAAAAAGCTTTTAGAGGGCGAAAAAATTTTAGGAATTTCTATTTATGAAAATAAAGGCATAGAAGAACTTACTAGGGAGTTTTTTATCTTGGCAGGAAGTAAGGAGAATTGATTCTTGTTTATTCTAATAATTAATTCTTAGTCTATA
This is a stretch of genomic DNA from Borrelia sp. P9F1. It encodes these proteins:
- the obgE gene encoding GTPase ObgE: MHKFKDSLNLTVSSGDGGAGCVSFLRERFKAKGGPDGGDGGRGGDVVFRVKDNLRTLSIYKNGQRFVARNGRPGMGRQKKGADGGDLVIFVPPNTCVYDSDTDSVLFELKNFDDESVVLKGGRGGLGNLNFKSSKKRAPRYAQPGERGSTLNLRLELSLMADIGLVGLPNAGKSTLINRITASRSKVSNYPFTTKVPHLGVLRDSYHDLVVADIPGIIEGASRGVGLGFEFLRHISKASGLVFLIDASSDDFLSAYNVLVKELGVYGAGLLEKRRIIVANKLDLEGANENFEQAKKLLEGEKILGISIYENKGIEELTREFFILAGSKEN